The following DNA comes from Chitinophaga nivalis.
AATCTGGAAAGAAGCAGAAGATAAAGGAGAGCGTTATTTCCCGCATGAATATATGTACAAGCTGCTGCTGAGTGGTGTAATGAAAGAACACTACGAGATCGATCCGAAAAACAGCTGGATGATCGCTGCGGCTGAAAGAAATATTCCTATCATCGTTCCGGGATGGGAAGACAGCACCATGGGTAACATCTTTGCTTCCTACTGCATCAAGGGTGAATTGAAAACATCCACCATGAAGAGCGGTATCGAGTATATGATCTACCTGTCTGAGTGGTATCGTAATAATTCTGCCGGTAAGGGAGTTGGTTTCTTCCAGATCGGTGGTGGTATTGCCGGTGACTTCCCGATTTGCGTAGTACCGATGATGTACCAGGATCTGGAGTGGACAGACGTTCCTTTCTGGAGCTATTTCTGCCAGATCTCTGACTCTACTACTTCTTACGGTTCCTATTCCGGTGCCGTACCGAATGAAAAAATTACCTGGGGTAAACTGGACATCCACACGCCTAAGTTCATCGTAGAATCAGATGCGACCATCGTGGCGCCACTGATTTTTGCGTATATCCTGGGCTGGTAATAAACGCATTGTTTTTTTTACGGCAGCTGTTGGTGTATCCAATAGCTGCCGTAAATATTTCAGGCTGTTTATAAAAAGAGTGCTGCCGCAATACCATCCGCAAATAATCTTCCTGCAGGGGTCAACCGCAGGGTTTCTCCTACCCGCTCCATTTTTCCGTCGTTGATAAAAGCCGTACTGTTTTGCAGGAGATGCGTTACATGTGCGGTATCAAACTTTTCAGCTACCCACTCCAGATTACAGCCGGCAGCGGTACGCAGGGAAGTCATGATATATTCGTTGAACACCATGATGCTGGTGAGTGATTCTATTTCAAAAGGTACTGCACCTGCCGTAATGCTTTTGATGTATTGTGCGTTGTTGGCAATATTCCACTGGCGGGAATGACCGTTGAAGGAATGTGCCGATGGTCCCAGTCCCAGGTAGGGTTTCCCCTGCCAATAGCTGCTGTTGTGCCGGGAGTGCCAGCCGGGCAACGCAAAATTGGAAATCTCATAATGTTCATATCCGGCAGCTTTGAGCCACTGCATCAGCAGTTCAAAATGTCGGGCTGCTTTATCTGCATCAGTCGGCGCCATTTTCTTTTTCCGGATGAAATGATCCAGTGCGGTACCTGGTTCTACCGTGAGGGCGTAGCACGACAGATGGGGGATGCCCAGCGCAATCGCCTGTTTTACATTTTCTTCCCAGCCTTCATCACTCAGTGTAGGACCGCCGTAGATCAGATCGATGGTAATATTCTGAAAGCCCAGTTCCTGTGCCAGTTGTATACATGCCAGTGCCTGTCCGCTGTTGTGCGCCCGGTTCATCCAGGTGAGGTCTGTTTCATGGAATGACTGTACTCCAATGCTCAGCCGGTTGATACCCGCTGCTTTCAGCATTTCCAGTTTAGGCCGGCTCAGGTCATCCGGATTAGCTTCCAGGGTGATTTCTGCATCTGGCGCCACGGAGAATACGCTCCGTATTTTTTCCAGCAGGGCCGTCAGCTCCGCCGGTTCCAGCAAGCTGGGAGTGCCGCCACCAAAGTAAATCGTATGCACCGTATCGGTGCCCAGGTAATGCTGCTGCAGGGTTATTTCCTGCAGGATACCGTTTACCAGGGAGGCCTGCTGCGCCCGCGAGGTGGAAAAGTGAAAGTTGCAATAATAGCAGGCTTGTTTACAAAAAGGAATATGTATATAAATGCCGGACATGCTTTTTATGGTGGTCGTGGTTGCCGTTAACCGGTCAACTATGGACTATTTTAATATCTTTGCAATCGTCAAAATTACGTTTCAGTTTTGTTATGTGAACAGGACAGTGTTAATTGCCTTTGTTTACCGCGTTGATTCCCGGAAACGTTAATCATTGAAAAGCCGATTATAAAGTCATTGCAAAATATTTTCCTGGTGCGAAACTGGTTGTTGCTTCTGTTTATATTAAGTTATTTGCCGTTGATGGCGCAAACGCCGGATTCGGGGGCAGTACCACCGCCGGTAGTGAAGAAAAAGCCCGTGATAACCCGTACGGTGGCTGATTCTTTGCGTCCGAAGGTGCGGGTGCAGCCGGTGAAAAAGGATACGCTGAAAGCGGCTGTTGCCACAACGCCGGCAGCGGTAGCAGGTGCTGATACCAGTCTGCTTCGGAAAGACAGTGTGGCGGTGCCTAAGGTAAAGCCGGTGTCTGCCTACGATGTATACATGAAAAAACTGGCGGCAGAAAATATGTTCCTGAAGCCGGGCCGGCCAACCTTTTATGATAATAATCCGCTTCGGACACGCCGCGACATGGACTGGCTGGCTTATCTGATAGGTGGCGTACTGTTGGTATTGAGTGTGATCCGGTTATCCTACCTGAAATATTTTTCAGATCTCTTCCGGGCCTTCCTGAATCCTACCCTCAGCCAGCGCCAGTTAAAGGATCAGTTGTCGCAGTCGCCTTTCCCGAATATGCTGTTGAATATTTTCTTTGCCTTATCGCTGGGAGTATATCTGTACCTGGTATTGTACCGGAATCAGGTGTTTCCGCAGGCAGAACCCTGGTTGCTGATTCCCGGACTGGTGGCCCTGGTAGCGGTGGTGTATGGTACCAAATATGTCATGCTGCGTTTCTGTGGCTGGTTGTTTGGTAATGTGGAGCTGGCAGATGCCTATATATTCATCCTTTACCTGATCAACAAGATTCTGGGGGTATTATTGGTGCCTTTTCTGATTGTGATGGCATTCTGCAGGCCTAATATTGCGATTGGAGCCCTCTATATATCAATATTTTTTATAGTATTATTAGTTGTATATAGGTATATTAGGTCTTATTCACTGGTTAAACAGTACCTGTCTTTCAGTAAATTGCATTTTTTTCTTTACCTTTGCGCATTCGAAGTAGCGCCTGTTTTAATATTGACAAAGGTGCTGCTGAATATCTGGTTAACTGGTAATCCCTGATTACCGCCTATTGTTAACACAAGAGCATAAAAAAGTATGATAAAAGGCGGGCCAAAAAAAGATTTGCAAGGTAAACAAATTCAGTCAATCCTAATTTCTCAACCTAAGCCAGAAACAGAAAAGTCTCCTTATTTTGATCTTGCAAAAAAGTTCAACATCAAACTGGATTTTTTTCCGTTTATTAGGGTAGAAGGGTTGCCGGCAAAGGAATTCAGGAAACAGAAAATTGATATCCTGAGTTTTACGGCTGTAATTTTTACCAGCCGTAATTCGGTAGATCACTTTTTCCGTATCTGTGAAGAAATGAAGATTAAAGTGTCTCAGGATTGCAAGTACTTTTGTATTACAGAAGCAGTTGCATTGTATCTGCAGAAATTTATTCTTTATCGCAAGCGGAAGGTGTTCTATGGAGCTGATGGTTCAACCAAAGGGGTACTGGAGGTGATGAACAAGCACCGGGATAATGAAAAATTCCTTTTCCCCAGCTCGGATAGTCAGAAAAAGGATATTGAAGAATGGTTAAAGGCCAACAAGTGCGAATACGCCACCGCTACCCTCTACAAAACCGTTTCTACAGATGTCAAGGAAGTACTGGCTGCAACCAATTATGATATGATTGTGTTTTTCAGTCCTTCCGGTGTGAAATCTCTGTTTGAAAATGTGCCTTTGTTTGAACAAAACGGTACCCGTATCGGCGCATTCGGACCTACTACTTCTGCTGCGGTGGAAGAAGCAGGATTAAGACTGGATGTGAAAGCTCCTGCTCCTCAGGCGCCTTCTATGGTAGCTGCCCTGGAGCAGTACCTGACCACACTGAACAAAAAATAAGCGATCTGTTTCGCATATAAAAATGTTGACAGGGATGGCATTATGCCATCCCTGTTTTTGTTGCTGCATCCCTTGCGCAGTGTATGATCAACATCACACAAAAATTATTGCTGTTAAATCCTGAAAAATAAATTTCTTTGTGTTGCGCAACTGAGCTGTCAAACTTTTGCAAAGCGGAGTCCATGAATAAACTGATCGGAGAAACAAGCCCTTATTTACTGCAGCATGCACATAATCCTGTTAACTGGTACCCCTGGGGTGAGGAGGCGCTGCAACGGGCATTGCAGGAAGATAAGCCTATACTGGTCAGCATCGGTTACGCTGCCTGCCACTGGTGCCATGTAATGGAACGGGAGAGCTTTGAAAACGAAGCTACCGCCGCCATCATGAACGAACATTTCATCAATATCAAGATCGACCGGGAAGAACGGCCGGATCTGGATCATATTTACATGGATGCCTTACAGGCCATGACGGGCGCCGGCGGATGGCCGCTCAATGTTTTTCTGACGCCGGATAAAAAGCCTTTTTATGGTGGCACCTATTTCCCACCTACGAAAGCATATAACCGTCCGTCGTGGACAGATGTGCTGCTTTCCCTGGCAGACGCTTTCCATAACAAGCGCGAAGAAATCAATACCCAGGCAGATAATCTGACACAGCATATTCATCAGTCCAGCCAGTTTGGAATACAGGCAGGTGCTGACTTAAATATTCCCCGGGAAGAACTGTTTACCAAAGCCCAATGTGATACTATCTGTGAGAATATACTGAAACAGGCAGATACCGTTTGGGGTGGATTCGGCCGTGCGCCCAAGTTTCCGCAAACATTTACGATTGCTTACCTGTTACGGTATCATCATTTCTATCAGCATCCGGAAGCTTTGCAACAGGCGGTGTTATCCCTGGATAAAATGTTGCAGGGTGGGTTGTATGACCAGCTGGGCGGAGGTTTCGCCCGGTATTCTACAGATGAGAAATGGCTGGCGCCACATTTTGAGAAGATGCTGTATGATAATGCACTGCTCATTGATGTGTTGTGTGATGCCTACCAAATAACCGGTAACAACGTATATGCGCAAACGGTAAAGGATACCCTGACGTTTATTACCCGGGAAATGACGTCGCCGGAAGGTGGCTTCTATGCAGCGCTGGATGCAGATTCTGAAGGTGTGGAAGGAAAGTTCTACGTATGGAGCCGGGAAGAAATAGACCAGATATTGGGAGAACAGGCGCCTGTTTTCTGTGATTTTTATGATGTACAGGAACACGGCAACTGGGAGGAACAAAATATATTGTGGGTACGGCAACCCTTACAGCAATTTGCAGTAGCCAAAGGATATGATCCGGCGGAACTGGCTACTACCCTGCAGCAATGCCGGGGGAAACTACTGGCAGTAAGGGAAGGCAGAATCAGACCTGGTCTGGACGATAAAATTCTGCTGGGATGGAATGCCCTCATGGTACATGCCTGTTGCAAAGCATTTGCGGCATTGGGAGACGAAACCTACCGGGAACTGGCAGTGCGCAATATGGATTTTTGCCTGGCTGTATTCCGCGAGGATGCCCATGGGCAGGAGTTTTACCATACCTGGAAAAACGGCATCGCCAAGTATCCCGCTTTCCTGGATGATTATGCCTACTTGATCCGCGCGCTGATTGCCCTGCAGGAAATCACCGGTGATATGACCTATCTGTATAAGGCACACGATATTACGGCGTTTGTCAATGATTATTTCGGAGACGACAGCGGTCAATATTTTTATTATACCATCGATGGGCAGGATGATGTGATTGTGCGTAAGAAGGAAATTTATGATGGGGCGGTACCGAGTGGCAATGCCATAATGATCCAAAACCTTTGGTATCTCGCCCTTGTTTTTGATAACAAAGATTGGGCAGATAAGGCGGTGCGTGCTACTTCCGCGTTGTCGCAAACTGTGGTGCGCTACCCTACTTCTTTTGGCGTGTGGGCGAGCCAGTTATTACAGTTTGTAACGGGTACGGCCGAACTGGCAATAGTAGGAGCTGATTACCGGGCACGGATGAACGATGCCGGCCAATGGTTTATTCCTTACCGGGTGTTGGTAGGAGCTCCGGCTGATGTGTCTGGTATTCCGTTGTTGTCACAGCGGGCTACCGGAGAAAGTACCCTGGTATATTTATGTAAAGATTACCATTGTATTAAGCCAGTTAGTTATATAGAAGAAATAATTAATTTAATATAATAATTATGTAAATTGCCTCGTTATTATTACAGGTATTGTTTGTATAAATGTTGGAGTGATTATATAATAAAATGTTAAAAAATACGTTTAAATTAGTTACCGAAGCGAGTTGAGTACAATTGAAAAAGTTGGATAAAAAGTCACTACGGATTAAAATTAATTATTACATTTGCTATCTTTCATATAAACAAAGCGGGTGAAATTGGAGAATTGTGTTCCCTTGTATACAGGCAAATAACACCAGGCTGGTTCATAGAAAAACGTAATCTGAATGAAAGCTACCCTTATGAAGCTTAACTATTTAAGAGGTCTGTTGGCAGTTTTACTGGTTTCCCTGCTGGCCAGTTGTGGCGGTAGTAAAGGCCCCAAAAACGCACAAGGGCAATTAATCGGCGTGAGCCCCAGACCAAAGTATTCTCCCCCGGTCCCCTATGGGATGGTTTATGTACCACCTGGAACCTTTCACATGGGACCCAGTGATGAAGATGTAAACTATGCGTACACGGCGCGTAATAAGTCAATTTCCATCTCCGGATTTTACATGGATGCAACGGAAATTACGAATAACGAGTATCGCCAGTT
Coding sequences within:
- the hemW gene encoding radical SAM family heme chaperone HemW, giving the protein MSGIYIHIPFCKQACYYCNFHFSTSRAQQASLVNGILQEITLQQHYLGTDTVHTIYFGGGTPSLLEPAELTALLEKIRSVFSVAPDAEITLEANPDDLSRPKLEMLKAAGINRLSIGVQSFHETDLTWMNRAHNSGQALACIQLAQELGFQNITIDLIYGGPTLSDEGWEENVKQAIALGIPHLSCYALTVEPGTALDHFIRKKKMAPTDADKAARHFELLMQWLKAAGYEHYEISNFALPGWHSRHNSSYWQGKPYLGLGPSAHSFNGHSRQWNIANNAQYIKSITAGAVPFEIESLTSIMVFNEYIMTSLRTAAGCNLEWVAEKFDTAHVTHLLQNSTAFINDGKMERVGETLRLTPAGRLFADGIAAALFL
- a CDS encoding uroporphyrinogen-III synthase — encoded protein: MIKGGPKKDLQGKQIQSILISQPKPETEKSPYFDLAKKFNIKLDFFPFIRVEGLPAKEFRKQKIDILSFTAVIFTSRNSVDHFFRICEEMKIKVSQDCKYFCITEAVALYLQKFILYRKRKVFYGADGSTKGVLEVMNKHRDNEKFLFPSSDSQKKDIEEWLKANKCEYATATLYKTVSTDVKEVLAATNYDMIVFFSPSGVKSLFENVPLFEQNGTRIGAFGPTTSAAVEEAGLRLDVKAPAPQAPSMVAALEQYLTTLNKK
- a CDS encoding thioredoxin domain-containing protein; this encodes MNKLIGETSPYLLQHAHNPVNWYPWGEEALQRALQEDKPILVSIGYAACHWCHVMERESFENEATAAIMNEHFINIKIDREERPDLDHIYMDALQAMTGAGGWPLNVFLTPDKKPFYGGTYFPPTKAYNRPSWTDVLLSLADAFHNKREEINTQADNLTQHIHQSSQFGIQAGADLNIPREELFTKAQCDTICENILKQADTVWGGFGRAPKFPQTFTIAYLLRYHHFYQHPEALQQAVLSLDKMLQGGLYDQLGGGFARYSTDEKWLAPHFEKMLYDNALLIDVLCDAYQITGNNVYAQTVKDTLTFITREMTSPEGGFYAALDADSEGVEGKFYVWSREEIDQILGEQAPVFCDFYDVQEHGNWEEQNILWVRQPLQQFAVAKGYDPAELATTLQQCRGKLLAVREGRIRPGLDDKILLGWNALMVHACCKAFAALGDETYRELAVRNMDFCLAVFREDAHGQEFYHTWKNGIAKYPAFLDDYAYLIRALIALQEITGDMTYLYKAHDITAFVNDYFGDDSGQYFYYTIDGQDDVIVRKKEIYDGAVPSGNAIMIQNLWYLALVFDNKDWADKAVRATSALSQTVVRYPTSFGVWASQLLQFVTGTAELAIVGADYRARMNDAGQWFIPYRVLVGAPADVSGIPLLSQRATGESTLVYLCKDYHCIKPVSYIEEIINLI
- a CDS encoding deoxyhypusine synthase family protein, whose translation is MNKGPVSQFIQHHYRHFNAAALVDAAKGYETHLLEGGKMMVTLAGAMSTAELGISFAEMIRQGKVDIISCTGANLEEDIMNLVAHTHYKRVPNYRDLSPQEEWDLLEQGFNRVTDTCIPEEEAFRRIQQHIHKIWKEAEDKGERYFPHEYMYKLLLSGVMKEHYEIDPKNSWMIAAAERNIPIIVPGWEDSTMGNIFASYCIKGELKTSTMKSGIEYMIYLSEWYRNNSAGKGVGFFQIGGGIAGDFPICVVPMMYQDLEWTDVPFWSYFCQISDSTTSYGSYSGAVPNEKITWGKLDIHTPKFIVESDATIVAPLIFAYILGW
- a CDS encoding DUF4271 domain-containing protein; protein product: MAQTPDSGAVPPPVVKKKPVITRTVADSLRPKVRVQPVKKDTLKAAVATTPAAVAGADTSLLRKDSVAVPKVKPVSAYDVYMKKLAAENMFLKPGRPTFYDNNPLRTRRDMDWLAYLIGGVLLVLSVIRLSYLKYFSDLFRAFLNPTLSQRQLKDQLSQSPFPNMLLNIFFALSLGVYLYLVLYRNQVFPQAEPWLLIPGLVALVAVVYGTKYVMLRFCGWLFGNVELADAYIFILYLINKILGVLLVPFLIVMAFCRPNIAIGALYISIFFIVLLVVYRYIRSYSLVKQYLSFSKLHFFLYLCAFEVAPVLILTKVLLNIWLTGNP